A genome region from Tolypothrix sp. PCC 7712 includes the following:
- a CDS encoding MFS transporter: MRSPISQSSILWRQVWGLAALIAAIIFSWMAYGFYQPRILEKLGFAGIASSLGVLQGLLGAVVEPYFGRISDRVMRRVGSRLPMIAVGVTLAGTIFVVVSLLLGGELPNGLRWLIPVLMTIWVIAMIVFRGPAIALLMQFAPSAELPKATTILVLVFGLVGAVGPLLGNLIQHLGASLTFLLGAVVLIVGALLLWSAKPQYTLPIEESYQPLPSFLRSVLIFGVGLGAGLEVNLLLRLFPVLLHKILPSIGAEYISSAILLVSGLSGLFLERLILRLGVKKAMKMSLGAIAAVMGLALLTHYSILAMGLVVAFGVTLGLLFTSQIPFALFIVPPAWAGLGTGLYFGGMGAATALISLLQQYNGIAPVIGFFGSAIAALIANSCLNAIKNV; the protein is encoded by the coding sequence ATGCGATCGCCTATATCTCAATCTTCAATTCTCTGGCGACAAGTCTGGGGCTTGGCAGCGTTAATAGCAGCTATCATTTTTAGCTGGATGGCTTATGGTTTCTATCAACCCAGAATTTTAGAAAAACTTGGCTTTGCAGGTATTGCTAGTAGTTTGGGAGTCCTGCAAGGACTACTAGGAGCAGTGGTAGAACCTTATTTTGGGCGAATTTCCGACCGAGTGATGCGGCGAGTTGGTTCTCGTCTGCCGATGATTGCCGTTGGCGTAACCTTGGCAGGTACGATCTTTGTGGTGGTATCGCTGTTGCTTGGGGGCGAGTTACCAAACGGTTTGCGCTGGTTAATTCCTGTGCTAATGACTATATGGGTCATTGCTATGATTGTGTTTCGTGGCCCTGCCATTGCCTTGCTGATGCAGTTTGCACCTAGTGCCGAATTACCTAAAGCTACTACCATTCTGGTCTTAGTCTTTGGATTGGTAGGAGCAGTTGGGCCTTTATTGGGTAACTTGATTCAACATTTGGGGGCATCACTGACATTTCTGTTGGGAGCTGTTGTTTTGATAGTTGGGGCATTGCTTCTATGGTCAGCAAAACCTCAATATACTCTGCCTATAGAGGAAAGTTATCAACCATTACCATCTTTTTTACGTTCGGTGCTAATTTTTGGTGTAGGTTTAGGCGCAGGTTTAGAAGTGAACCTGCTACTGAGACTTTTTCCTGTTTTACTACACAAGATACTGCCGAGCATTGGAGCAGAGTATATTAGCTCTGCTATTTTATTGGTGTCTGGCTTGAGTGGACTTTTCTTAGAGCGATTGATTTTGCGATTGGGTGTTAAAAAGGCGATGAAAATGAGTTTAGGTGCGATCGCCGCTGTTATGGGACTGGCCCTACTAACTCATTACAGTATACTTGCAATGGGATTAGTTGTTGCCTTTGGAGTAACCCTTGGTCTTTTGTTTACCAGTCAAATTCCCTTTGCTCTTTTCATAGTTCCTCCCGCGTGGGCAGGTTTAGGAACAGGATTGTACTTTGGTGGTATGGGTGCGGCTACTGCTTTGATTTCACTGCTGCAACAATACAACGGAATAGCTCCTGTAATCGGGTTTTTTGGGAGTGCAATCGCCGCTTTGATTGCAAATTCTTGTCTCAATGCCATCAAAAACGTTTGA
- a CDS encoding nuclear transport factor 2 family protein, with translation MSTISTQAIATLIANYFAATRAMDVEAWLETFAEDAIDYDPVGGAVLEGHTAIRQFFLSIAGMFETVGLTEEFVHIVDNEVAVKWTGRGIGKNGHEVIFEGIDIFEINAAGKIQTLRAYWNPEVAIAALQR, from the coding sequence ATGTCAACCATATCAACACAGGCGATCGCTACGTTGATTGCTAATTACTTTGCAGCTACACGAGCAATGGATGTAGAAGCTTGGTTAGAGACATTTGCAGAAGATGCAATTGATTACGATCCGGTAGGTGGTGCTGTTTTAGAAGGACATACGGCAATTCGCCAGTTTTTCTTGAGTATTGCCGGAATGTTTGAAACTGTGGGACTGACTGAAGAGTTTGTGCATATTGTGGACAATGAAGTTGCTGTCAAATGGACGGGACGCGGTATTGGGAAAAACGGTCATGAGGTCATATTTGAAGGCATTGATATATTTGAAATCAATGCTGCTGGTAAGATTCAAACACTACGAGCTTACTGGAATCCAGAGGTAGCGATCGCTGCATTACAAAGGTAA
- the rocD gene encoding ornithine--oxo-acid transaminase, whose amino-acid sequence MQAANVTLGIPNFNTMNTQDYIELEQQYGADNYHPLDVVITKGEGVWVWDIEGKKYLDFLSAYSALNQGHCHPKILQAMIKQAQQVTLTSRAFRNDQLGRFYQKLSEISGLPKVLPMNSGAEAVETAIKAIRKWAYKVKGIPENQAEIIVCSNNFSGRTISLISFSTEEQYQDGFGPLTTGFKVIPFGDAKALEKAITPNTAAFLVEPIQGEGGIIVPPHGFLKQAEQICRHHHVLLVFDEIQTGLGRTGKMFAHQYEDVKPDGITVGKALSGGFYPISAFISTEEVMGIFQPGDHGSTFGGNPLAAAIGIAALDVLIEEELSEKALKLGEYFIEKLQSIKSSYIKEVRGKGLLIGMELYPEAGGARRFCKALAKEGLLAKETRDNVIRFAPPLVISQDEIDWALEKIERVLTTTG is encoded by the coding sequence ATGCAAGCAGCGAACGTAACTCTGGGAATTCCCAACTTCAACACTATGAATACCCAGGATTATATTGAACTAGAACAGCAATATGGTGCTGATAATTACCATCCTTTAGATGTAGTCATTACCAAAGGAGAAGGTGTATGGGTATGGGATATAGAAGGTAAAAAATACCTGGATTTTCTTTCGGCTTATTCAGCATTAAATCAGGGTCATTGTCATCCCAAAATTCTTCAAGCAATGATAAAACAAGCTCAACAAGTTACACTGACTTCCAGAGCTTTTCGTAATGACCAATTAGGAAGATTTTATCAAAAGCTTTCTGAGATTTCTGGTTTACCTAAAGTACTACCCATGAATTCGGGAGCCGAAGCCGTGGAAACGGCTATCAAAGCCATTCGTAAATGGGCTTATAAAGTAAAAGGCATACCAGAAAATCAAGCAGAAATTATAGTTTGTAGTAATAATTTTTCTGGACGCACTATTAGTTTAATCAGTTTCTCTACAGAAGAACAATATCAAGATGGATTTGGGCCTTTAACCACTGGGTTTAAAGTTATCCCTTTTGGTGATGCTAAGGCATTAGAAAAAGCAATTACTCCTAACACTGCGGCATTTTTGGTAGAACCAATTCAGGGTGAGGGAGGTATTATTGTTCCGCCTCATGGGTTTTTAAAGCAAGCTGAACAAATCTGTCGCCATCATCATGTCTTATTGGTCTTTGATGAAATCCAAACGGGCTTGGGAAGAACAGGTAAAATGTTTGCCCATCAATATGAGGATGTTAAGCCAGATGGCATAACTGTAGGTAAAGCTTTATCTGGTGGATTTTATCCCATTTCTGCGTTTATTTCGACAGAGGAAGTGATGGGTATATTTCAACCAGGGGATCATGGTAGTACCTTTGGGGGAAATCCTTTAGCTGCTGCTATTGGCATTGCCGCACTTGATGTTCTTATAGAAGAAGAATTATCAGAAAAAGCCTTAAAACTAGGGGAATATTTTATAGAGAAATTACAATCAATTAAGAGTTCATATATCAAAGAAGTACGCGGCAAAGGTTTATTAATTGGCATGGAATTGTATCCTGAAGCTGGTGGTGCAAGGCGTTTTTGTAAAGCTTTAGCTAAAGAGGGATTATTAGCTAAAGAGACTAGAGATAATGTCATTCGTTTTGCTCCACCCTTAGTTATTTCCCAAGATGAAATAGATTGGGCATTAGAGAAAATTGAGCGAGTTTTGACAACCACTGGTTAG
- a CDS encoding 1,9-bis(guanidino)-5-aza-nonane synthase — protein sequence MNREELLQETVQPIDIKAFDVVGLVEAMSKTAFQARNLGRAAKIYDAMLQDKECTIILCLAGSLFSAGLKGIVHDLITHNMVDAIVSTGANIVDQDFFEALGYRHYVGDPFADDEVLRQQRIDRIYDTYIDEDQLRVCDMTIAEIAEGLEKRPYSSREFIQEMGAYLERRGNYGQSVVQAAYQHQVPIFVPAFSDCSAGFGLVHHQWNSPESHVTIDSVRDFRELTQCKLASNYTGLVMIGGGVPKNFAQDTVVAAELLGFETSMHKYTIQVTVADERDGALSGSTLKEAHSWGKVDKATEQMVFSEATVALPLIAGYAYGKGNWRDRQPHHLAELFTKPQPKVATV from the coding sequence ATGAATCGTGAAGAACTTTTGCAAGAGACCGTGCAACCAATTGACATTAAAGCTTTTGATGTTGTTGGCTTGGTGGAAGCAATGAGTAAGACAGCTTTCCAAGCTCGAAATTTGGGGCGGGCAGCGAAAATTTACGATGCAATGCTGCAAGATAAAGAATGCACGATTATTCTGTGTTTAGCTGGGTCTTTATTTAGTGCTGGACTGAAGGGAATAGTCCACGATTTAATTACTCACAATATGGTAGATGCAATTGTTTCTACCGGAGCTAACATTGTTGACCAAGATTTCTTTGAAGCGTTGGGTTATCGTCATTATGTCGGCGATCCCTTTGCTGATGATGAGGTGCTAAGACAGCAACGCATAGACCGCATATATGACACCTATATTGATGAGGATCAACTGCGGGTATGTGATATGACTATTGCCGAAATCGCCGAAGGGTTAGAGAAACGTCCCTATTCTTCACGAGAATTTATTCAGGAAATGGGGGCTTATTTGGAACGTCGGGGAAACTATGGTCAATCTGTGGTGCAAGCCGCTTATCAACACCAAGTACCAATTTTTGTCCCTGCTTTTAGTGACTGTTCGGCTGGGTTTGGTTTAGTGCATCATCAATGGAATTCCCCAGAATCTCATGTGACGATTGACTCAGTGAGAGACTTTCGGGAGTTGACCCAGTGTAAACTAGCTTCTAATTACACTGGCTTGGTAATGATTGGTGGCGGTGTACCGAAAAACTTTGCTCAGGATACGGTGGTAGCTGCGGAATTGCTGGGATTTGAAACGAGTATGCACAAGTATACAATTCAAGTCACTGTCGCTGATGAGCGCGATGGTGCTTTATCTGGTTCTACTCTTAAAGAGGCTCATTCTTGGGGGAAGGTAGATAAAGCTACTGAACAGATGGTTTTTTCTGAGGCGACTGTGGCTTTACCATTAATTGCGGGGTATGCCTATGGTAAAGGTAATTGGCGCGATCGCCAACCACATCATTTAGCTGAGTTGTTCACCAAACCTCAACCCAAGGTAGCAACTGTGTAG
- a CDS encoding chlorophyll a/b-binding protein, with protein MQEIKEVKGSQDLLPEIKEPYYYAGTRWRWGFQPSAEIWNGRLAMIGFFATALFEILNKDGLLGGLFWGFFQ; from the coding sequence ATGCAAGAAATCAAAGAAGTAAAAGGAAGCCAGGATTTACTTCCAGAAATTAAAGAGCCTTACTATTACGCTGGTACTCGTTGGAGATGGGGTTTCCAACCAAGTGCAGAGATTTGGAACGGACGCTTGGCGATGATTGGTTTCTTTGCAACTGCACTGTTTGAAATCCTTAATAAAGATGGGCTTCTTGGAGGACTGTTTTGGGGATTTTTCCAATAA